The genomic segment AGGAAGGTATTACAACCCGGCCACAATCCACCCAAGCGGCTTATAACAGTAGATGGAGTggtagcaataaataataaacaaacggGAATATCAGCAAGAACGATTAAGGTACCAAATTCGTAATAAGAAAAACGAACACATCGTATGGATTGGCGGGGAAACTGGCGTGACCGGTAACACGGTGACAGCTAACACCTAGTTAATCATCCTCACGATGCGTCCAAGCCCACACACATCCAGGCCGGGACAAACCCAAAACTCGTTCAGTGGTATTCCCACACTACTCAGGTGGGGAAAACCTGGTCGAAACATCCCCTCACTCCTGATTCGGAAGATAGTCGAGAAACTCTTGAGAACGCTGTCCCTACTCCACATGTTAGTTTTCctgttaagaggacgtgtcacgaAAAATTTACGCGTGCAACGACCAAGAGGAAGCGCTGTTAAGTGTTTTGACGATCCGCAAGCGCGCGGCGCTTAAGTCACGCCTACTATTCGCAATTCGCAACCGGCCGACGGCGGCGACGAGTGCACATTCGGGAGCGCCGTTTATTTGTCCATGAACGTTCGTCCAGTACGAttcgtatcattataaaattcattgtaCGCCAATACcgccgtaatattttcaatactctCGCGTACCCATGAATTACccattataaattaagatactgcTTACCTAAATATATGTCCCAATATATAGATCGTAGAAactgtattataacataacttgatttgtagttattgaatcattacttatttaaatataatacttatagtaaaatctaataaatggtaaataaaataaatacagcggaattaaattaatattaatttttcgtgCTTTATCTTTTACGTTCAactgttaatgttatattaaaatatgataatacgtaattacaaatatttttgtatgtaacctatattatttatcaccatatttttatttaaaaaataaattataatcatattacctatattaatataaaaaaagggtAACGAAGCAATAATTTCCTATTAtttaatcatgaaaaaaaattaatataagttcaacaagtataatataatttatgattttatttttttattatttttttccttatattttataatattttctttgatatGTGGGGGGCTCAACAATATCACTCTTTTNNNNNNNNNNNNNNNNNNNNNNNNNNNNNNNNNNNNNNNNNNNNNNNNNNGGGGGCTCAACAATATCACTCTTTTGCATCCGTTTTTTGTATTGGGAATCAACGATCTCGGGTAATAAACATTCTTCataaaatctgaaaaatataataaatgctagaCTTACAAAAATACCAATAGAATTTTACTAATTCATATTAGAAaccaaaaatacaataacattttaatttactattatttacaaacaattacaatttcaaatttgattcCATTTTTTCTTTCCAAAACACtgctgaataattaataatttcaagtttGTTCCACTTCGgagtaaatatgaaaaaataacataaatttcgtttagtaatatgcatttGGCCCTgaatctgataataataattactatcttCTTTCAACTtgattgtattgtttttatttattaaataaggaATCTAAAAgcaacataactatattatagtggatattacaatttacaatacatttttatttaaactattattcgaataaagtattttatatattaaatactcctGATTACGAAGTACAAAAATAGTTACAAAACTAACCTTCTTTTCAAGAAGAGCTTGTTCCAAACTTTCATGATCCTTAACAGAAAACGGACATTTTACTTCAACAGTAGCATTATCTTCTATCAAAccatctataattatattatataaaattaaatatgtttttttgtgtgtaaacaaaatttgtacAATACatatcaaataatgaaaaaatgcgTTACCAGGTGTTGCTGCTAAGTATGGAATATTATCGTCAATAAATAACCCACATTTttgtattggttttttaatgattttttccaaTGTTCTTATAGCCATATCTTCCGATTCTTTACCATAGTCGATGGCATTACTTATAGTGTTATTGGtgttatataaaatttcaaacaccGTATTTTTACACGAAGTGTTAGGCCGCATCTTACAAATTTTACCAAAATTAGAAGCTGTAAGACGATTTCTTCGTTCAGTAAACCAAGTTTGGCTATCGGATTGGTTTCGGGTTTCATACTCTAATGTTTTTTTGGCAGTTAATGAAAGTGAAagtgattttataaattctgctttcttatttttcatttcttCCTCGGACAAAAAATCGTCCAAGGGTTCAGCTAGTCCATAATGTTCGTCGGGGCcgcatgatattttttttgatttatacactccagataatttaaaaagtgcTCTCCTGCGTCTTAATGTTATTCGTTTATCTGCCGCATGCTTCAAAAATTTTTTGGCTACGATTcctatacacataaaataatattaaaacaactaccttcataataataataaattaatactattcataaattataaatactgaaaaataattcataatgaaatattttatttatttaattattgtacctatacctatatatacctttaatatacaaattatttcaatttttaattttactgataGCTAATACGAtacaccaaaatataaaaacgtgaAATGTGAAATATAAGTTTTggcagtatttatttaattttaatttgtaatcaattttttttaatttgaaagcaTCGTCGTAGACTAtagatactttttaaataatgtacctgGACTTTTGGTTGTTATCTTTTTGTGAATCTCTCGTATATAATTGCCATTTGTATTAAATGATACTACAGCAGTATATATTCTAGTGCTGTACgactgtttttgagaaaaattaattcgtttaccgcctatatgtttattaatgacACTATTAAACTGTTCGCAAATGTTGTTATCAACATCAAGTAATAAACTTTTTGCATTATCAGCAACACGTCTTAGTGCGGTATAAATATCTTTCATTAAACCACATTGCAATACTTCGTCGATCAAATTCAGTTCGTATAACTTTCTTCCAGTGCAAAAATATTGAGCACAATTAGTGTGTTTGCCAAATATATGGTATGGACTATTTAAAATATCCTTTCGCAAACCTGAAACATATATATACagcatattatatgcattgtttttttttttttatattccattttaaaCGTTACCttcaattttttgataatttgattCGTCGAGATTTTTTCGATACTTTATTGATTTAGTGATAGCGGTTCTAAATCGAATAATGTTTCTAACTATAAACTTCCTTATGAAACATGGATATTTAGTTATTCTAGTAAGGTTCATCAATTTTTGACTATAATTGCGGAGAATGTGATTCCTACATTCTATTTTTTCAACAAGAAATGTAGGTCCATATGGCATTACTTCGTTTAGTCTCTTTGTAACGCTGCTATCTCCATCacctataaacaataattgatgCTTCGTGATTGTATGAacgtttaaaaagtaatattagttCAGTTTACCAATAAGTTTGTTGAATTTTAAGCCATGCAAttcaatactatttaaaaagCCTTCTGCTATTCCATCAGCTTCCATACTTGTAGCCCCTTTTGTCcagtttaaaaaacatttatgtggCTTAGGGTCTAGTTTGACAATTTTAGCCCTTTCACAAATTGCGCAATATCGGTTTCGTATTCCGACaaacaatactttttttgtacgATAACCAATAATTGTagcctatatataaataaaataaaattattggaaatactaatgatcaaaaaatatacttaaattatcttATAACTATCACACCGCTCCTGAATATGCGTCGTATTTAGTTTTGTAACTACGTTTACTCCACTGTCCGTCGGCAACTACTGGGCACATAGGTATACCGTCGATATCGACATCACCTGCTTCCAGCGCTAATTGTTTTTCCTCAATACCGGCAAGTTTCATGACATTCCAAGCAGTAACTTTTATATCTTCACTTAAAATGTCAGTGAGTTTGATGTATGTGTTTGGAGACATACATGGTATGTCAATACTTGCTGAAAGTTCAGCCAATTGTGTATAACCTATACCAATAGCACAAGTACCATTGGTAATGGCTTTGTTTATTGGTATATATTCCAGTTTTTTAGTTTCTGATAAAATTGTAGTCAATAAGttgcacattttaattttatatatttttacatttttcatatgtaattacaatagaatatttttatatcattatattcaatttatatgtaCCACTTACCAGGTTGTGGCTCAGATTTTTACATTGAAtgatttttgttaattgttataaatggttttttgagtgtttcttttttatatCATACCCAAATAGTTCGATTATTCAAGTAATAcggtttattaaaatagtttacagcaaaactacctattataaaagtcGTAGAGACTAGAGAAGAACTTTTTTTACAATCGTAAGAAGcctgattttttatatttttattcataagttaaataattaaccgataaaaagtaaaaaacaaaattatagtttttatttgtataaaattcggATACGAAGAAGGCGCCCACACCCTAGTGAATAAAGTATGGCATAAAAACATGGTTTCGTAATTTAAGTAATACGGCTTATTGAAGCggtttgcaataaaaatatctattataaaatttgtaaaaaagaacttttataacaatcgaattttttatatttttattaattagttaaataattaatcgttatgagtaaaaaaaaaaattgttaatttaccaTGCTATATTGGACGATTAGAATACGATAACAAAAATCGGATttcttacgattgttaaaaatgttctaCTCTACaattttctacaatttttataataggtatttttactgtaaattacttcaataagccgtattacttgaagaacaaaattatagtttttatttgtataaaattcggatacgaatacaaaatataaaatcgaaccaaataaaataataattgttacaaataatataataatcattttcttatctgtttatttataaactatgtacGGGCCCTCGGCTGCGATAGGAAACCTGTTTTGACCATGGTGCGGTACTGCCGTTACGGCGTGCGGGGTGGTGGTATGAATACCTAGTATCGAACGCTGCCACTGCTAACGGGCGCAGCACTTGACGGGCGTAATTTTCTGCAGTTTTCTTATAAAACATACTTTGCCGGATCAAATAATATGGGTTACTGAGTGGTTTAATTGCAAAAACACCTATGAACAAAATTGTAGAGGAGATTTTTATCTGGGTCCGTAAGAAGCCCGATTTTTGATATCTTTAAAACATCATGAAATATATCGTGATTAATAATNNNNNNNNNNNNNNNNNNNNNNNNNNNNNNNNNNNNNNNNNNNNNNNNNNNNNNNNNNNNNNNNNNNNNNNNNNNNNNNNNNNNNNNNNNNNNNNNNNNNNNNNNNNNNNNNNNNNNNNNNNNNNNNNNNNNNNNNNNNNNNNNNNNNNNNNNNNNNNNNNNNNNNNNNNNNNNNNNNNNNNNNNNNNNNNNNNNNNNNNNNNNNNNNNNNNNNNNNNNNNNNNNNNNNNNNNNNNNNNNNNNNNNNNNNNNGATCCggcaaacatgtttttaaaggaatttttcgatcgatttttttccgtgacacgtcctcttaaattgCAAATCCACAGATTCCGGTTCTGAATGTCTCGTTGCGAAAATGTCGGTAGATAACCTATTTATAAATCAGATACTTCATGTCATGGATTGCAACGAGACGTTGTTACAAAACTTTAACCAAAAATTGAATGCCGTGGATAGAGTGCTTGCTCATACAAACCATACtttgcatataaatattttaaaacaggcCATCGCAATGGACAATAATGGAACCATACTAGaaccaaaaaatcttaaaatgggAAACTCCCAACTATTAGAAAATCCAGCGACAAACACAGAACTATCCACAAGACCTTTTATCACAATTAGGGAAATTAGTAGACACAATCTGGCTAGAAGAAGCCTTAACGTTATTATCCGTGACATTCAGTAGGGCAAATCAAGTGGACCTCGAATTGTTTTTAGAACAATGCACATTTTCAATTATGTGCGTCAACGAGAAAGCCAAGCCGTGGCTAATCCAATGCATTATTATTCCGCTTACTAGGAAAGCTCGGGCCGCAGTACAATTTTGTTCGATTCAGTCATGGAGTGAATTAGAAACTTAAAAAACTTCATTGGAATCTCAACGTACAACCACCCACTTCTATTAGAAACTATATTCAAGCAAACAGAAATCAGTGGAGGACATCATGGAGCAAGAAACTAGTGGAAAATCAGCGGAGGTGgctatattattagaaaacagTTTGAATGCACAGATTATACAGGTTTTCATTTAAGGTTTTCTAAATTTGTAGGATTTTATAAAAACTCGCAACTCTTTGACGTTGGAGTAAGAAGTTCACTCGTAGAGTCAAAACGATTCTATGAAGGAAATTGAAAAAagagtacaaaaaaatctaGCACGCCATGTTTCACTGTAGTAAAATGGGACATTGGGCCCGAGACTGTTATAATAGGTCTCAAACCAATACAACCCAGTCACTATCCAGAATATCCTCAAGCACTGTATCTGGGACATATCTGAGCACAATTACTTTCAGATACTATAAAAACCAGTACATGCAAAAGATTAAGAGGCGTAGATTCAGAACGATTGGGTGACTCTAACAATGCATCaactcaaaattttaaaaactctttACAGTCGGGAGCCAACAGTGGCGCCCAGCAGAAAGTCTCAAAACAGCCGTAGTCTCATTCgatggaatattttaaataatagagtCCCCAAAAATAGAGGAGGATCACTTATAGTGTCAAAATCCGCAAATCATTCCGACAGACACCAAATTCTTAATCAAGTCAGACGGCGATCTAAACTTAATTGAACTAGCATCATTGCGTGAAGACGAAATAGTTAACGACCAAACAGTTTACGACCTCAAAGGCATAATAAAGCATTTTGTGACAACTCTATGAGTTGTGACTCTCAAACTTCGAATTTTCGGTGAAAGAAAGAGTATTGTATTCCAAGTTGTCGAATCCAATTTCCCCGTATCAAGTGAGGGAATATTAGGTAAACCGTTTATTAGTGGATAAAGAATCATCATAAACATCAGTTCAAAGAACTTATATCCTTCCAACTTTTTCGTACTTGACTCTACAACCACGGTTAGAAATTCTCGTTGCACCCCTGGCTCCAAGGAAAACAgtgcatttaaacattttaatcgcTACTGAAGACATTAACAATATCATAACCTGTGAAAATTATGACACCAGAGTGAAAATTTAACTTGTGTACGTTCCACTAATTAATCCAACAGACACTCAAGGTTAAGTATAAATTCCTCAGTTAACAGAACTAGAACACGAAGATTTCAATGAAGTTACCGTCTACCTAGCACATAATATCTGAAAACATAAATAACCTTGCGCTAATGGTGATAATATATCTAGTCTAAATGCAGTCATCTGAACGGATAATTTAAATTCAGaagaaatcggaaaaaataacgaataatgGAAGTTCTAGAGCAAGAAGGTGAAAGGTTCCCTAGTCATTCTTATTGGAACGCTTCCCTATTGGTTGTTCCTAAGAAGCCAAACGTCAACCTGATGGTAAAATATCGGGTATGCGTTGATTTTCTACGACTCTACCAATAATACTTTCGGTGGGAGATGCTTTCCCACTTCCTAAAGTTACAGACATACTAGACCAGCTAGGAAAATCCAAGTACCACAGTATACTAGATGCAGCCCATGGTCATTATCAAGTTCTCATGAACCCTGTAGACCACGAGAAGACATCCTTTCCTACGGATAAAGGCCATTTTGAATGCTTGAGAGTTGAAGATGCCGTTTTCTTTAATAGGCTCCCGTGTAACCTTCCAAAGGTGAATAAATAAAGTTCTTTTAGACCTGAATGGGTTAAATGTGTTTGTATATCTTGACGATATCATTATCAATGCTAAGAATTGCCCAGACCATTCCCAGAAGCTCACATAAAGTGTTAAACGACTCGGACAATTATTCAGTCTAAAACTACGACTTCTGATAAGTTAATTTTCGAGAAAGAAAGTTATTTATTCAGGGCATAGAAATACTGATTAAGGCATCAAGTCTGACGCCAAATCAGTTAAATGTGTTCAGTACTTTCCGGTACCCTAAAAAGTAAGAGTATCTAAtctatagaaaaattatatataacagatCGGTAAACCACTAactttattagttaaaaagGATGTGCCTTTCCGATGAAGCGATTTATGCCAGCAGTCTttcgaaacataaaaaaaaccttttaagAAACTATGCGATCCTTTAGTATCCATACTTCACCAGACCCTTCAACTTTACATTTGATGCAAGCAACTATGAAAAATTGGTTGTGTTCTTTCTCAAGGACCCAAAGTATCCAGAATACCAAATAAAGCGTAGTTAAACTATAATACAACCGAGAAAAAATTAGTCAGCATAGTATGGGAAGTCAAAGTTTTCCGTACATTTTGGTCATCAGCTCAACATCATAACTGACCACGTTTAGTGGGTTGTCTGGACAGACTCAAGTGCAAAATCTTCCAGACTATGCTGTTCTATAAATGTTGAGACTCAGAACAATTACAATAACTCATAACAATCATTACACAAGAGGAATTATCAGAAGATGACCGGTTACGGATGATTCAAAAATTTCATGAGACTTCATGAGAGGATATCAAGGAGTAAATGGCACAAATCAAAGAATCCCACAGCGTTTTCTGACTCAGCTTGATTTCAATGGGAACCACAGAACCTCCAATCAATAGATTACACTCTGAGAATTATCACAAAGTATTTGCATCTATATTCAATCTAACGTCATTCAAGAACCAATAAGGGATGTACTGAGAATCAAGTGGAGAAGCCAGATTGTCACATTTTAGTTGGGAATTAGTGATCTCTTTAGGAGTGCAATTACTAATCTCAAAGTATTATATCAGAATTGCTCACTATTAAGCAACCAAGACCATTTGAAAAAAGATGAAAAACCATTTTGGTATGTGGAAATCGAAGAGATTTGCTCACCGTTTAAAGTTTTATACAACAATTTACTAAAGCGACCTTGCCATATTTACACGATGTTGAAGATAATCACAGAAGTCTAATGTTAAGAATTGGAAATGATGAAAATAGAGTTTCCACTCTACCACTCAAAAGTTTCGGAATTTTCATTCAATTATTAGAacttaacaaaaacaaaatacataacaaaAGTAATATCCCAGAAAAGATCAGAATCTTACAAGCAGTAGTGAATCACAATACACAACACATATTAGAACAAAACCTTCAGTACCTACAAGAACAAACAATAACTACTATTTTTAATTGGCATTCCGAACATATTGGAACAAGTATTGCTTTTTAAAATAGCATAGTACGCTTATGAAACACAGAATCTTAGCTTAATAATGAACACTCTTTTAGACGGTAAGATTCTTACTAGTAAATTTACCCCATATCACCTGCTAAAGAACATCTTGAAATTATTGTAGACTAATACACaacctaattaaaattttgattttaatagaaaaaacttCACGAGAACGATTAGGAGTTTGTCTAAGCTACgcatttaaatttaggtataagaataaaaaacacaattttcgaCTGGCCAAACTTCCCACCGAGTAGAAGGGATAAGGTAGTTATAAACAGACTCCGCATCGGCCACACCCGTCTTGCACACGAATACCTCATGAACAAAAGAGAAAAACCACAGTGCGTTACTTGTGGAACCGAACTTTCAGTCAACCATGTAATCACTGAATGCCTACAATACGCAGATGAACATAGAAACTTCCACATACCCAACACACTAGATGCAGCACTCGGACCAGATGCAGATACCACGATACAAATcgttaaattattaagaaaaacaaatctgtacagtaaaatttaagtatgaaaaaaaaaaatatatatttgtaaacaatTGTAACTAATGGCCTTTGTCGTCAATGTaaattaagaacaataaaaaaaaaaaaaaaaaatttaggtataagaaaataatataaattacatgttaattttttttaatacagttaatttaatgtaatttattgtaattaattaatgtttattatatattatattgataaaataaaatagttttgttaatATCGTAATTAGAAAATTCTATGTCgtaattcatatttaacatttccccaagatgatgatgatgatgtagTTGATTCAGATGGAAAAAGAGAATAAGTGGATAGAGAAGCTGTTCGGTTACTCGTGTTTCTAATTTCCACTTGAAGAACagaattacttaataataatttaattttagcctGTTCTATTAGTAGTAATAGTTTTGTCATTTTAGACatccttagaaaaaaaatatcagttgcgtccatattttcaaatgcagCAGGAAGTTTTGGTTTCATGATTTTCTCTTCCTGTTTCGCTTTTCTTGAAGCTGCATTTTCTCTCATTATCTCCAATATTTGATGTGTcgggttattattattgctgttgacttttttgatttttttaagattgCTTAAAAAGTTTGCTCCAGCTTTTTCTGGGTGTTTTATTTGGCCTATCCCAGATGTATCGTAATTTTCAAGTGGTTGTATATCCTGGAATTGATTCTCTATTCCATATACATTTCCCTCTTCTGTTAAGATTTCTTCAGTTTCATCATTATCTACATTTATATCCCGTGTTTTAGCATTTGAATTGTTGTTTACAATTGTACCATGTTCttcattaacaataaattattcaaattacttGTAGCccttaataagtaattattaaattactagcTGTCACCCGCGTATTCCGCACCCGTGGATAGTTGTTTGCAAATTGTGGGACTATTTCATAGCTCCACAAATCCTGTCTATcttgcaatgtttttttttttatatgaagagCAATTGAACTGTATGCAGAGTAGTGTAAACCTgttaaaaactgataaaaaatttCCGTTATtcggaaaaaaaattctgattgttcaacagatttatttaaattaaaaattaaaaatttctattatatttcttgaaaattttttataagatcgacatttttaaataactatttatataaaatattaattttggcgcaaatgataTGCCATTTTCACACCATTGGTGCTTGTGTCATATTATAGccgtttgtacgtaagtgtataaattagctttaaagtatcaaagttataccaattttttttgttttactcaaTTCAACATACAGCggaaatgttattaatttcatcTTCAACTATATTGTGCCAAGATAAGCGCATTCTCTTGGCACCATACCATTTGTAGAGCGGCCAAGGTTTGATTTcctctttttatttaaaaaaaattcttaaaaattaacaactaaAACTACAACAGtcataaccaatagcaaccttacaataaacaaaaatatattataaatatgtttatttttatcctggacagatggcgccactattgtatttttacaatcCCTTATATTCTTCTTTGGGGGTTGAATCATCGGACTTTATTTATGCCTAAAACCTGCTCCGTGATATCctctttcatttaaaaaaaactgcatgaCAATTGGATAAGAAGTTTCGAAGCCAAACCGTAACAAAGATTTCCTCTTTTGCTTGatttcagttttatatatatgtatagaattaaaattatattaaaaaactttaagaaaaaaatatgaatttttttcgtAAATACTTTCTATTTTCTAAGTCTGGTAACTTTGCTGTTCAAATTTCCAAGCAGTAATTTTTTTGCAGCCTAACTGTCCACTTTTCTTTTCACTGCGTCTACTCACTGCGTTACAAAAACACTTTCTTAATTTATCTCATAGATCTTTTGCTTTTTCcgctaaaaatacatttttcaattattcaaacttgtgtttaaattaatatttttcacattttacatttttattttgtattcaattttcggCAACGGGAAATTCCTTTCGAAGCATTGCATTTAACTATAGGATGTGATTTGGCACGGTCAGACAAATAGTCGTTGAAGTTTGTGACACTATATGGACAAAATTAGGACCCATTATCATACCTCAACCCACAGAAATGTTTTGGAAACGTCAAACGTGTCGCAGAAAGGTTAGGTTATGGAATTTTCCCAATCGCATCGGGGTGATAGAcgggaaaaatattaatattcagtgcCCAAGATGCTGACTATAAATTTAAAGCTATTGACGTAGGTTCTTATGGAAGGAACAGTGATGgtagaattttttcaaaatcaaccATTGGAAAAATGTtggaaaataaaacattgaatatGCCAGAATAAGTTATTTTAGTTATGAATGGAGTGCCACAGCTATACGTCATACTCGGTGACGAAGCTTTTCCTTTTAAAAGATGTTTTCTCCGTCACTATAGTAGGTGCCATTTAGgagaaaatgaataaaattttcaattataggCTTTCTGGAGATAGAAGAGTGGTGGAGAATGCGTTTGGGACACTGGCAGCTCGTCGGAAAACTTTAGAGGTTTAACCAGAATTGGCTGAAAAAATCGTACTAACAGTCTGTtgtctacataatatgttatgtacagATAATAAAAACCTGATATAGACATATCACAAAAATGAAGAATTAGGCATGAAAAATATAAGAGGTATAAGAAGTAATTGTACACGTGAAGCTTTTGATATAcgagaaaatttttaaaactattttaactgCACTGCTGGTCGTGTACCCTGGGAACTTAATTATGTACGTAGAGGACGACTTCAAACTGATAAtgactattacaatttaataatttcttttttataatttaaatacttattttaataattaataattttatatttgtatatattatataattaatttaagaataatatctaCTACGTACTGGCTACTATTCAtattacgattatattattattattctacacaTTACAcagtgtcattattattttgtaataaaatacatttaaaaattatacaatattttaaacgatatgtttaaattgatttacttataatatttgaatttattaatatttatataaaatatttcagtaaGTACatgaattattgtaaacataGGTTATTATTGGCCAATTCTGAATTGTTCAtaactatgatttaaaaataatacaatttcaaaaaagataagaacataatattgcattacataaagtacctatttataaactaATCTTGCATTTGTAATTCCTTCCAGATTTCTTCCCATGCTTCCTGACGGATATGTTGGTCCCTATAGctggtaaatttataattgtataaaacttCATGAAGTTTCACatgttctattaatttttcttccatatctaataaaaactaaattggtATAAAACAA from the Acyrthosiphon pisum isolate AL4f chromosome X, pea_aphid_22Mar2018_4r6ur, whole genome shotgun sequence genome contains:
- the LOC107882985 gene encoding uncharacterized protein LOC107882985 is translated as MKNVKIYKIKMCNLLTTILSETKKLEYIPINKAITNGTCAIGIGYTQLAELSASIDIPCMSPNTYIKLTDILSEDIKVTAWNVMKLAGIEEKQLALEAGDVDIDGIPMCPVVADGQWSKRSYKTKYDAYSGAATIIGYRTKKVLFVGIRNRYCAICERAKIVKLDPKPHKCFLNWTKGATSMEADGIAEGFLNSIELHGLKFNKLIGDGDSSVTKRLNEVMPYGPTFLVEKIECRNHILRNYSQKLMNLTRITKYPCFIRKFIVRNIIRFRTAITKSIKYRKNLDESNYQKIEGLRKDILNSPYHIFGKHTNCAQYFCTGRKLYELNLIDEVLQCGLMKDIYTALRRVADNAKSLLLDVDNNICEQFNSVINKHIGGKRINFSQKQSYSTRIYTAVVSFNTNGNYIREIHKKITTKSPGIVAKKFLKHAADKRITLRRRRALFKLSGVYKSKKISCGPDEHYGLAEPLDDFLSEEEMKNKKAEFIKSLSLSLTAKKTLEYETRNQSDSQTWFTERRNRLTASNFGKICKMRPNTSCKNTVFEILYNTNNTISNAIDYGKESEDMAIRTLEKIIKKPIQKCGLFIDDNIPYLAATPDGLIEDNATVEVKCPFSVKDHESLEQALLEKKIPYLINKNNTIKLKEDSNYYYQIQGQMHITKRNLCYFFIFTPKWNKLEIINYSAVFWKEKMESNLKLFYEECLLPEIVDSQYKKRMQKSDIVD